A region from the Desulfoglaeba alkanexedens ALDC genome encodes:
- the lptG gene encoding LPS export ABC transporter permease LptG: protein MRIWFSVNLVLAGLLSFLELAVQLDDVGKGSYNSSDAVLYVALTLPDRMMDLAPPSALLGSIITLGLLSKNLELLAMLASGISIQRVGWALAKPALLTLLALLLGAQFVIPSLEQTAWTLRETALSESGTILPRGDFWTRSGRRFINLRTSREHGAQAADIYEFDEGNRLTRYIHARETKIGPQGEWVLRGVREDTITDQGVAVREIPQLAIPGLLTSKEAVQLVLPPQSLSLTELARVIGNQEKRGENPGRYRLALWQKLSLPVMTGAMIMISLPFVCRSPRSSSLGWLIVVGAVIGVAFFFLNQILGYAGLIFQIPPAWTTLVPALAVLAGGVFLTRSIP from the coding sequence TTGCGCATATGGTTCTCTGTGAATCTTGTCCTGGCCGGGCTGCTCAGCTTTCTTGAGCTGGCCGTCCAACTGGACGACGTCGGCAAGGGGAGCTACAACTCAAGCGACGCCGTGCTGTATGTTGCTCTGACCCTACCGGACCGCATGATGGATCTGGCTCCGCCGAGTGCTCTGCTCGGAAGCATCATCACTCTTGGGCTGCTGTCCAAAAACCTCGAACTGCTTGCCATGCTGGCAAGCGGAATCTCGATCCAACGTGTCGGGTGGGCTCTTGCGAAACCTGCACTTCTTACTCTTCTCGCCCTCCTGCTTGGCGCTCAGTTCGTTATTCCGTCCCTGGAGCAGACAGCGTGGACCCTGCGTGAAACCGCTCTTTCAGAGTCGGGAACCATTCTGCCGCGAGGGGATTTCTGGACGAGAAGCGGAAGGCGCTTTATAAACCTGCGCACCAGCAGGGAACATGGGGCTCAGGCAGCCGATATCTACGAATTCGACGAGGGGAATAGGCTGACGCGCTATATCCATGCTCGGGAGACAAAGATCGGCCCCCAGGGGGAATGGGTATTGCGCGGAGTGCGGGAGGATACGATCACGGACCAGGGCGTGGCGGTGCGCGAAATCCCCCAGCTTGCCATCCCCGGCCTGCTCACCAGCAAGGAGGCGGTTCAACTGGTGCTGCCACCGCAGAGCCTCTCTTTGACGGAACTCGCCAGAGTCATCGGCAACCAGGAGAAACGGGGAGAAAATCCGGGGCGCTACCGGCTGGCGCTCTGGCAGAAGCTGAGCCTTCCGGTGATGACCGGGGCGATGATCATGATATCGCTTCCATTTGTGTGCCGCTCGCCCCGCAGTTCCAGTCTTGGCTGGCTCATCGTGGTCGGGGCCGTTATCGGTGTGGCGTTCTTCTTTCTCAATCAGATTCTCGGCTATGCCGGCCTGATCTTCCAGATCCCGCCCGCCTGGACAACTCTCGTTCCTGCTTTGGCTGTCCTCGCCGGCGGGGTTTTCCTGACGCGAAGCATCCCCTGA